The stretch of DNA tatttaaattactttttgtgGAAAAGCATTTTCCACACAGAGTACAACTGTAGGGCTTCTCCCCTGTATGAATTCTTtggtggatatttaaataaccttttgtggaaaagtactttccacaaagaatacaattgtagggcttctcacctgtatgagtacTTTGGTGGAtaattaaattactttttgtggaaaagcacttcccacaaagaatacaattgtagggcttctcacctgtatgagttctctggtggatatttaaataaccttttgtggaaaagtactttccacaaagaatacaattgtggggcttctcacctgtatgagtacCCTGGTGAGTATTTAAATCATGTATTctggaaaagcacttcccacaatgagtacatttgtagggcttctcacctgtatgaatgaTCAGATGTCTATTTAAAcaagatttgtaatcaaaacaCTTCTCGCACCACGTACATTTGTACGGCTTTTCATCCGTATTGATTTGACCTTTACTTTTGTTAATTGCCTCCTTTTGACAGAAATTCAAATGGCTTGGGATTTTACTTGAATAGGTTATCATGGGTTCAGTTCTCTCATTTGTTCCCTGGAAATTAATAAGCTTGTTTCTGCCATTTCTACTTTTCCGCAGAATTCTGGTCTGACTGTTCTCACCGTTTATGTGACAGCGGTGATTTAAGTCCCCACATTGGGTCAGCAGATCGTGCATTTCTTCCTTCTTACAGTTTACATTTGGCTCTCCTGCACATTGCGATGGTTCTGTCTTGGCTTTGCGATCACCTGCAGCTCCATTCATCATAGCATTCATGAGATCACTCACTGAACTTTCACTGGATTCACACttcattttatcagatttcaaatgaacacatttaatatTCTCCAAGTCACTGATGTGTTCTGCCTTAAGGTACCCTCCATCACCAGTCTCggttttgatttggtcaggatgcagatgggTTACATATCCCAGCTCTGCACTGTCTAGCGTCTCTGTCTTAATAAGGTCCCCAGGGTGGGTGAAGCTCAGATCAGTTTCTGTTTTAATCAGTGATGTGCGTGTATGGTGTACATCACTGACCCCTctgtgtaatgtaacacacactggCTCCAGAGTGTTGAGTTCTGCTGCAGAACACGTCTCTGACTCTGCCATGTGGACCAGTCCACCGAGTTCCTCTTCTTTCTgtctgatcctgtgctgctcagtgagctctggtagtgttgtctcagtgtcctgtctcagaaAGACTCCTGTCtgcatcatactgctgctcacaggtgtGCAGATGTTCAGCTCCTGGAGAGAAACAGGGGAAGGGTTTTAACCTTAATCAAATGGGTCAGACTGCAGCAGCTGACACATTCTTTACACTCTGCAGTCCTGCAGATACCCGACTGACCACAGGGGCTCACCTCTTACATTTTGAGGTGGGGGAAACCCCAACTTTAAAAACACAGCTGTGAACAGTGAAAGAAAGCCATTTCTGAAGGGCCTCGGAACAGGAAGAATGGGCTGGCCATGGCAAAAGGGCAGAACACTGGTCTCCATGACATTCATGGTGGAATCAGTGTGCACCAGCAGCATCCCTGGAACCCCGTGGACATTCTCTGTGGATTTTGAGGCTGCTGTACatgggtcattctgtgaaaaattaaCTAGGTGTGTGGGagttgaccactccaattttgctcgaactttgtgtaaatgttctttatatattcaataaagaaaaTCCAGAagattagcctcattggatttgtcattctagAGATATTAGCTCTTAAATCAAAATTAAACGTTATGTTCttctaaaggtacaatatgcCTACTTATGAACAAAACATTGATCCGATACTGATAAGCCTTTTTTGTCTAGCCATTTACATGTTCCACAGACGAATTTAGTGAACAAGCGTCTTACAAAGTGACGCAATTGTAGCCAAGCTTATTCGGTAAAGTGAACGCTGGACCCCCCgttatgaattattcataaCGTGCTACAGATCCAGGCTAAAATCGACTGGCAAATGTGAAAACCGATATCTTTTTATGGAAACATTAATGAAGCAGTTCGTTAAAGCATGACGACTATGGGTAAAATACTTACCCTGGTtggatgatgaatgaatgactgtTTTTCGATGTAATGTACTTCTTGGAGTTAAAGGCTCCCAATGACTGATTACATCTGTGTTAACCATATAAAGTCGCCGGAGTTCGACCACTTGTGTTCTTTAAGAAGAGGTTTATACGCCTGTGTCGAGTCGCGTTCTGGCCTGACgcgcacctccccagaaatgtaaacaCCGTTCCGTAAGAAGTGTGATTGGTCCGCTTGGTTTCATTGCATTACTGCTCCGCCATTGATCAGTTTCAGTCGCCTGTGCTGTGTCCGAAACCAGTTGACTCCATGCCTCGTTGCTTGATTTGTAatctgtccttcaaaaaaaGGCGACTTCGGAGGTGTGTTCGCAGCACGCGATTGAGACGCACTTTGAAAGCAGAAAGTTGTCACAGTGAACGTAAAGTGATTACGAGATGCGTAATTACAGCAATATAGCTAGCTCACGGTGGCTTAAATCGTTACAtacgttatttcagtgtgttaagcaattaaaattttgtttataaagtataactaaaacaaaatgtcgaGTTCGTTGTGTACTCGCCTTTTTTCGAAGGACAGATTATTAATCAGGCAACGATTAAGTGAACTGATTTCGGTGTCGGAGGGGAGGTGCGCGTCAGGCTAAAGGCGTGCAGGACCATCGGAAGCTCGCCATAATACGAATCGTACTTCTGGGGTccgataaaaatgttttttgattttataGTCCTAGACGACTCCCCCAGATTGTCACTTCACAGCATAGGCCTCTGCCAACAATGGCGAGATGCAGTAGAATTCTCATTtggaatgccattaatgtggttCTGTTGTCATCTTTTCTGGATACTGGCTGAGTTTTcgatttttgttcattttagcgTCAGCTTGACCGACTTGCTTGCCCTGTTGTTATATCATCTGCTCAGGTGTTTACAACAGGCAAGTAAAAGAGCTTCCAAAATAAGAAGGCATCTACAAAATGTCACCACATTACTGTTTTAGCAAGAGCACAACCTCAACCCTTATGAAGATATCCAGATGCCCCACACGGACAGAAAAGTCCTGGAAATCACATCAGTGACAGGTCTGTCCGTACCAGCACACCTCCCACAACACCCAAAGGAGGATAACAACCTGTAAACTGTTGAAGaagcaaataaagaaatgagtcatgaagcatttttattttattttgtctaacATATTCAAATGTGTGAATgacaactaaaaataaaaaatgtaaatggagaacagaaataatgtgaaataaatatttaccaagatttataaaccaaaaatacgcttttaaacaaaattaaatttggTAGACATATGGAGAATGGCAAATCCTAATAGTGTAAATTATACGCTTTTACGGATCTGGAAACTGCAATTTTCAAGGTTCGACTTTTGGCTCCTCTCAAGCAGTGACATTACTGCTGCTCCTCCTTTAGCAGGTCAGCCTACTATTAAATCCCATtggaaatgtaataataattgaCTTCCTAGTAAACTTTTTGTAACAGAGTAAAGTTCCTTATAATTAAGTTGAGAGGGTAGAAATGTCCTCAATGTATAAATGGGAAACGCAAATAGCTATTTAAATGTCCAATGATTTGGCACAACAGAAGAAACTGAAGCAGGATGAAGGTATAAGTGAAATCACTAATCCGTGCTGTAAAAGAGATTTTTAAACAGTTATGAccaatactgcttatgaccgctgGGGGTCgaattaaaaaaagttttttttactttcaaaacTTTATTTTCGGCCATCTCAATCGTGAAATGTCAACAATGCAAGTCAGATAatggcctaattgccaaattaaagatttacatttacactgacATTGTGCAGTCACAGTTGCAGAAGCCGGGAGTTAAATTCTTGTAGTTTtgtagtttacgtccaggcatgctggtcattttttaaaatgcatcagttaaaataagaattattcatgttttcatcccacTTCCCTATGtcttctgcctgacagacttgatttgcaagaaatctgtaaatatgatgCTGTTAAGAATTTACAGATGGGGTTGTGCACTCCATTGGGAgagcaatatttgcctgatataatatgaACACtgagtctattttaccataggcaaCTGGTGTAATGATTTTACATATATGCCAATACAGGCCTCTAAacaatttcatatatttttatgtaacggtAATATTTgctaatgcattttatatggtgcGGGACAATCATGGTTGCGAGATTAACTTGGGTCAGTTTTTCagtgaaagcagggaatttttgctttcaatatccaatggataaatagcctaatgataatgtattgctttatttattttcatgtagatATCACACAGTGGAAAGCTATGGTCAGTTTGccagtagtttgaatttgcatgtcaacaAATAAACCGGATGAAAAAATGCCATATAacaagccataagtgaaccaacagctacagatttagaACACACATAAATGATTTGATAACTACAgtactgcagcattcaattccctgcagtggttgcattcttaaccccctgaaatggccacagATTGATGGCTAGTTTAGAATCTAAACAGCGTATTGCAATATCGCTTAAATCGCAATAATACGGCTGGTGgtgaatgtgcatttattttaaactgagctaaacgtttcagcttcagaaaaaattattGGTTAGCAATTTTTTGTAAACGTTTACTACTCAATTTGGTTAACTGTTTAAACGAGGACAGTACTTTTCTTTGTGGgtatttaaattactttttgtgGAAAAGCATTTTCCACACAGAGTACAACTGTAGGGCTTCTCCCCTGTATGAATTCTTtggtggatatttaaataaccttttgtggaaaagtactttccacaaagaatacaattgtagggcttctcacctgtatgagtacTTTGGTGGAtaattaaattactttttgtggaaaagcacttcccacaaagaatacaattgtagggcttctcacctgtatgagttctctggtggatatttaaataaccttttgtggaaaagtactttccacaaagaatacaattgtggggcttctcacctgtatgagtacCCTGGTGAGTATTTAAATCATGTATTctggaaaagcacttcccacaatgagtacatttgtagggcttctcacctgtatgaatgaTCAGATGTCTATTTAAAcaagatttgtaatcaaaacaCTTCTCGCACCACGTACATTTGTACGGCTTTTCATCCGTATTGATTTGACCTTTACTTTTGTTAATTGCCTCCTTTTGACAGAAATTCAAATGGCTTGGGATTTTACTTGAATAGGTTATCATGGGTTCAGTTCTCTCATTTGTTCCCTGGAAATTAATAAGCTTGTTTCTGCCATTTCTACTTTTCCGCAGAATTCTGGTCTGACTGTTCTCACCGTTTATGTGACAGCGGTGATTTAAGTCCCCACATTGGGTCAGCAGATCGTGCATTTCTTCCTTCTTACAGTTTACATTTGGCTCTCCTGCACATTGCGATGGTTCTGTCTTGGCTTTGCGATCACCTGCAGCTCCATTCATCATAGCATTCATGAGATCACTCACTGAACTTTCACTGGATTCACACttcattttatcagatttcaaatgaacacatttaatatTCTCCAAGTCACTGATGTGTTCTGCCTTAAGGTACCCTCCATCACCAGTCTCggttttgatttggtcaggatgcagatgggTTACATATCCCAGCTCTGCACTGTCTAGCGTCTCTGTCTTAATAAGGTCCCCAGGGTGGGTGAAGCTCAGATCAGTTTCTGTTTTAATCAGTGATGTGCGTGTATGGTGTACATCACTGACCCCTctgtgtaatgtaacacacactggCTCCAGAGTGTTGAGTTCTGCTGCAGAACACGTCTCTGACTCTGCCATGTGGACCAGTCCACCGAGTTCCTCTTCTTTCTgtctgatcctgtgctgctcagtgagctctggtagtgttgtctcagtgtcctgtctcagaaAGACTCCTGTCtgcatcatactgctgctcacaggtgtGCAGATGTTCAGCTCCTGGAGAGAAACAGGGGAAGGGTTTTAACCTTAATCAAATGGGTCAGACTGCAGCAGCTGACACATTCTTTACACTCTGCAGTCCTGCAGATACCCGACTGACCACAGGGGCTCACCTCTTACATTTTGAGGTGGGGGAAACCCCAACTTTAAAAACACAGCTGTGAACAGTGAAAGAAAGCCATTTCTGAAGGGCCTCGGAACAGGAAGAATGGGCTGGCCATGGCAAAAGGGCAGAACACTGGTCTCCATGACATTCATGGTGGAATCAGTGTGCACCAGCAGCATCCCTGGAACCCCGTGGACATTCTCTGTGGATTTTGAGGCTGCTGTACatgggtcattctgtgaaaaattaaCTAGGTGTGTGGGagttgaccactccaattttgctcgaactttgtgtaaatgttctttatatattcaataaagaaaaTCCAGAagattagcctcattggatttgtcattctagAGATATTAGCTCTTAAATCAAAATTAAACGTTATGTTCttctaaaggtacaatatgcCTACTTATGAACAAAACATTGATCCGATACTGATAAGCCTTTTTTGTCTAGCCATTTACATGTTCCACAGACGAATTTAGTGAACAAGCGTCTTACAAAGTGACGCAATTGTAGCCAAGCTTATTCGGTAAAGTGAACGCTGGACCCCCCgttatgaattattcataaCGTGCTACAGATCCAGGCTAAAATCGACTGGCAAATGTGAAAACCGATATCTTTTTATGGAAACATTAATGAAGCAGTTCGTTAAAGCATGACGACTATGGGTAAAATACTTACCCTGGTtggatgatgaatgaatgactgtTTTTCGATGTAATGTACTTCTTGGAGTTAAAGGCTCCCAATGACTGATTACATCTGTGTTAACCATATAAAGTCGCCGGAGTTCGACCACTTGTGTTCTTTAAGCAGAGGTTTATACGCCTGTGTCGAGTCGCGTTCTGGCCTGACgcgcacctccccagaaatgtaaacaCCGTTCCGTAAGAAGTGTGATTGGTCCGCTTGGTTTCATTGCATTACTGCTCCGCCATTGATCAGTTTCAGTCGCCTGTGCTGTGTCCGAAACCAGTTGACTCCATGCCTCGTTGCTTGATTTGTAATCTGTCCTTCAAAGAAAGGCGACTTCGGAGGTGTGTTCGCAGCACGCGATTGAGACGCACTTTGAAAGCAGAAAGTTGTCACAGTGAACGTAAAGTGATTACGAGATGCGTAATTACAGCAATTTAGCTAGCTCACGGTGGCTTAAAACGTTACAtacgttatttcagtgtgttaagcaattaaaattttgtttataaagtataactaaaacaaaatgtcgaGCTCGTTGTGTACTCGCCTTTTTTCGAAGGACAGATTATTAATCAGGCAACGATTAAGTGAACTGATTTCGGTGTCGGAGGGGAGGGTGCGCGTCAGGCTAAAGGCGTGCTGGACCATCGGAAGCTCGCCATAATACGAATCGTACTTCTGGGGTccgataaaaatgttttttgattttataGTCCTAGACGACTCCCCCAGATTGTCACTTCACAGCATAGGCCTCTGCCAACAATGGCGAGATGCAGTAGAATTCTCATTtggaatgccattaatgtggttCTGTTGTCATCTTTTCTGGATACTGGCTGAGTTTTcgatttttgttcattttagcgTCAGCTAGACCGACTTGCTTGCCTTGTTGTTATATCATCTGCTCAGGTGTTTACAACAGGCAAGTAAAAGAGCTTCCAAAATAAGAAGGCATCTACAAAATGTCACCACATTACTGTTTTAGCAAGAGCACAACCTCAACCCTTATGAAGATATCCAGATGCCCCACACGGACAGAAAAGTCCTGGAAATCACATCAGTGACAGGTCTGTTCGTACCAGCACACCTCCCACAACACCCAAAGGAGCATGGCAACCTGTAAACTGTTGAAGaagcaaataaagaaatgagtcatgaagcatttttattttattttgtctaacATATTCAAATGTGTGAATgacaactaaaaataaaaaatgtaaatggagaacagaaataatgtgaaataaatatttaccaagatttataaaccaaaaatacccttttaaacaaaattaaatttggTAGACATATGGAGAATGGCAAATCCTAATAGTGTAAATTATACGCTTTTACGGATCTGGAAACGGCAATTTTCAAGGTTCGACTTTTGGCTCCTCTCAAGCAGTGACATTACTGCTGCTCCTCCTTTAGCAGGTCAGCCTACTATTAAATCCCATtggaaatgtaataataattgaCTTCCTAGTAAGCTTTTTGTAACAGAGTAAAGTTCCTTATAATTAAGTTGAGAGGGTAGAAATGTCCTCACTGTATAAATGGGAAACGCAAATAGCTATTTAAATGTCCAATGATTTGGCACAACAGAAGAAACTGAAGCAGGATGAAGGTATAAGTGAAATCACTAATCCGTGCTGTAAAAGAGATTTTTAAACAGTTATGAccaatactgcttatgaccgctgGGGGTCgaatttaaaaaagttttttttactttcaaaacTTTATTTTCGGCCATCTCAATCGTGAAATGTCAACAATGCAAGTCAGATAatggcctaattgccaaattaaagatttacatttacactgacattgtgcagtgtaaagTCACAGTTGCAGAAGCCGGGAGTTAAATTCTTGTAGTTTACGTCCGGGCATGctggtcatttttttaaatgcatcagttaaaataagaattattcatgttttcatcccacTTCCCTATGtcttctgcctgacagacttgatttgcaagaaatctgtaaatatgatgCTGTTAAGAATTTACAGACGGGGTTGTGCACTCCATTGGGAgagcaatatttgcctgatataatatgaACACtgagtctattttaccatagcaACTGGTGTAATGATTTTACATATATGCCAATACAGGCCTCTAAacaatttcatatatttttatgtaacggtAATATTTgctaatgcattttatatggtgcGGGACAATCATGGTTGCGAGATTAACTTGGGTCAGTTTTTCagtgaaagcagggaatttttgctttcaatatccaatggataaatagcctaatgataatgtattgctttatttattttcatgtagatATCACGCAGTGGAAAGCTATGGTCAgttgaatttgcatgtcaacaAATAAACCGGATGAAGAAATGCCATATAacaagccataagtgaaccaacagctacagatttagaacacacagaaatgatttgATAACTACAgtactgcagcattcaattccctgcagtggttgcattcttaaccccctgaaatggccacagATTGATGGCTAGTTTAGAATCTAAACAGCGTATTGCAATATCGCTTAAATCGCAATAATACGGCTGGTGgtgaatgtgcatttattttaaactgagctaaacatttcagcttcagaaaaaataatTGGTTAGCAATTTTTTGTAAACGTTTACTACTCAATTTGGTTAACTGTTTAAACGAGGACAGTACTTTTCTTTGTGGgtatttaaattactttttgtgGAAAAGCATTTTCCACACAGAGTACAACTGTAGGGCTTCTCCCCTGTATGAATTCTTtggtggatatttaaataaccttttgtggaaaagtactttccacaaagaatacaattgtagggcttctcacctgtatgagtacTTTGGTGGAtaattaaattactttttgtggaaaagcacttcccacaaagaatacaattgtagggcttctcacctgtatgagttctctggtggatatttaaataaccttttgtggaaaagtactttccacaaagaatacaattgtggggcttctcacctgtatgagtacCCTGGTGAGTATTTAAATCATGTATTctgg from Conger conger chromosome 14, fConCon1.1, whole genome shotgun sequence encodes:
- the LOC133109480 gene encoding gastrula zinc finger protein xLCGF3.1-like; translation: MWGLKSPLSHKRHLIIHTGEKPYKCTHCGKCFSRIHDLNTHQGTHTGEKPHNCILCGKYFSTKGYLNIHQRTHTGEKPYNCILCGKCFSTKSNLIIHQSTHTGEKPYNCILCGKYFSTKGYLNIHQRIHTGEKPYSCTLCGKCFSTKSNLNTHQGTHTGEKPHNCILCGKYFSTKGYLNIHQRTHTGEKPYNCILCGKCFSTKSNLIIHQSTHTGEKPYNCILCGKYFSTKGYLNIHQRIHTGEKPYRAEHLHTCEQQYDADRSLSETGH